In the genome of Variovorax sp. PAMC26660, the window GCGACCTCCAGGTGCTCGACCGCCGCGGCCTGGAAGCTGCCGCTTGCGGCTGCTATGCGGCCGATCGGAAGGCCTACACCGACGCTCTGTGCTGACATCGGTCACCAGACGACCAGGCCACGCTGAAAGTTCGACGCCATGCCCGACTCTCCAACCAGCGTCCACAGCGTTGAGAAGTCCTGGCTCAGGAAGCTGGGCCCGGGACTCATCACGGGCGCGGCCGACGACGATCCGAGCGGCATTGCCACCTACTCCCAGGCGGGCGCGCAGTTCGGCTTCGGCACGCTGTGGACGGTGCTGCTGACATACCCTCTGATGGTCGGCATCCAGATGGTGAGCGCAAGGATCGGTCGGGTAAGTGGCCATGGGCTGGCCACCAACATCCGCCGTCACTACCCGGCGTGGCTCCTGTATGCGGTGGTCGGCCTCTTGCTGATCGCGAACACGATCAACATCGCCGCCGACATTTCCGCCATGGGGGAGGCGCTGAAGCTGATCGTTGGCGGTCCGGCACAGCTGTATGCCGTGGCCTTCGGGGTCGTCTCGCTCCTGCTGCAGGTCTTCATTCCCTACCGCCGCTATGTTCGCATTCTCAAATGGCTCACCCTGGGACTGCTGGCGTACGTGGCAACGGCATTCGTCGTGCACATCCCCTGGCGGCAGGTCATCGTCAGCACGCTGGTGCCCGGCGGGTCTTGGAGCACGGGTTACGTCACGACCGTGGTGGCCATATTCGGCACCACCATCAGTCCCTATCTGTTCTTCTGGCAGGCGTCCCAGGAGGTC includes:
- a CDS encoding NRAMP family divalent metal transporter produces the protein MPDSPTSVHSVEKSWLRKLGPGLITGAADDDPSGIATYSQAGAQFGFGTLWTVLLTYPLMVGIQMVSARIGRVSGHGLATNIRRHYPAWLLYAVVGLLLIANTINIAADISAMGEALKLIVGGPAQLYAVAFGVVSLLLQVFIPYRRYVRILKWLTLGLLAYVATAFVVHIPWRQVIVSTLVPGGSWSTGYVTTVVAIFGTTISPYLFFWQASQEVEDQLGDPLTKPLIEAPEQAQPHLRRIRIDTCIGMGFSNLVAFFIILTTAVTLHLHGITEIETSAQAAQALRPIAGEFAFMLFSAGIIGTGLLAIPVLAGSSAYAMAGAFKWKNSLERAPMRAKRFYGIIAISTLLGVALGFTAIDPIKALYWSAVINGVISVPIMVVIMLMAVRPEVMGQFTISKKLALLGWLATAMMGIAVVAMLVTLLRLR